One genomic segment of Microbacterium maritypicum includes these proteins:
- a CDS encoding MoaD/ThiS family protein, which translates to MTRVRYFAAAAEAAGTGEEERGERSLLALRTAVVAEHPALADILPRCAVLVDGVRTDGDIALDDAELIDVLPPFAGG; encoded by the coding sequence ATGACGCGGGTGCGCTACTTCGCCGCCGCCGCAGAGGCCGCGGGGACGGGCGAGGAGGAGCGCGGCGAACGTTCCCTCCTGGCTCTGCGGACCGCCGTCGTGGCTGAGCATCCTGCTCTCGCCGACATCCTGCCGCGCTGCGCGGTGCTCGTCGACGGGGTGCGCACCGACGGCGACATCGCCCTCGACGACGCCGAGCTCATCGACGTGCTCCCGCCCTTCGCGGGCGGCTGA
- a CDS encoding esterase/lipase family protein, whose protein sequence is MADAVVLVSGGAAVTPFTDPDRASGSGLAAGNTLTALRAHLLERGAAVFTAPARIGDGEVREDAGWQGFADAPVVLPAEMTVNAVGGIDEGGARLAAFLRWLGEEHGFTDVDLVAHSMGGLFSRAAIRHLQGAGPSVHRLLTLGTPWEGSLLGDVLTGEISANDAAGDEGTAQILERSHSYAAENSQGAADQVSRRFLREWNATQVGVLDTIAVTAIGAGHFHAASEPLQLWPHDGLVSQRSARADDVPSEVLPRAVRHSFDDDVHSIFFADAFGLPWERALTWDPEVFAVVDDALQARTGGIR, encoded by the coding sequence ATGGCGGATGCTGTCGTTCTCGTATCGGGCGGTGCTGCAGTGACACCGTTCACGGATCCCGACCGCGCCAGCGGGTCGGGCCTCGCCGCCGGCAACACGCTCACCGCCCTTCGCGCTCATCTTCTCGAGCGTGGCGCTGCGGTCTTCACCGCACCCGCCCGCATCGGAGACGGCGAGGTCAGGGAAGACGCCGGGTGGCAGGGTTTCGCTGATGCGCCCGTCGTGCTGCCCGCAGAGATGACCGTCAACGCGGTCGGCGGGATCGACGAGGGCGGTGCCCGCTTGGCCGCATTCCTGCGGTGGCTCGGCGAGGAACACGGCTTCACCGACGTCGACCTCGTCGCGCACTCGATGGGCGGGCTGTTCTCCCGCGCGGCGATCCGCCATCTGCAGGGGGCCGGACCGTCGGTGCATCGACTCCTCACCCTCGGGACCCCGTGGGAGGGTTCGCTGCTCGGCGATGTGCTCACCGGCGAGATCTCCGCGAACGACGCCGCCGGCGACGAGGGGACCGCCCAGATCCTGGAGAGATCGCACAGCTACGCCGCCGAGAACTCGCAGGGCGCTGCCGACCAGGTCTCGCGCCGGTTCCTGCGGGAGTGGAATGCGACCCAGGTCGGAGTGCTCGACACGATCGCCGTCACCGCGATCGGCGCCGGGCACTTCCACGCGGCGTCCGAACCGCTCCAGCTGTGGCCGCACGACGGGCTCGTGTCGCAGCGGAGCGCTCGGGCGGACGACGTGCCGAGCGAGGTCCTCCCCCGCGCTGTCCGTCACAGCTTCGACGACGACGTGCACAGCATCTTCTTCGCCGACGCCTTCGGCCTGCCGTGGGAGCGGGCGCTCACCTGGGATCCCGAGGTGTTCGCGGTCGTCGACGATGCGCTCCAGGCCAGAACCGGGGGCATACGCTGA
- the modA gene encoding molybdate ABC transporter substrate-binding protein — MNRPFRRSAVAVLAAVALALTGCATADGSTATPTTAEGGLSGDLTVYAAASLSGAFDAIGEAFTAENPGVRFSPVYDGSSTLVTQILEGAPADVFASADEANMDKATDAAVDPALFASNTLVIAVPTGNPGGVGALADLADVTTVLCAPEVPCGAASAKLLSTAGVTVDAASLEQNVTAVLTKVAASEADAGLVYATDVIGRDDVEVIVPDGADEVVNHYPIAALSDAPNVEAAEAFVAFVLSAEGQRILADFGFGAP; from the coding sequence ATGAACCGCCCGTTCCGCCGTTCCGCGGTCGCCGTCCTCGCCGCCGTCGCGCTCGCCCTCACGGGCTGTGCGACCGCCGACGGGAGCACGGCGACACCGACGACGGCGGAGGGCGGCCTGAGCGGAGACCTCACGGTCTACGCCGCCGCCTCCCTCAGCGGGGCCTTCGACGCGATCGGAGAGGCCTTCACCGCCGAGAACCCGGGCGTGCGGTTCAGCCCCGTGTACGACGGCTCGTCGACCCTGGTCACGCAGATCCTCGAAGGCGCGCCGGCCGACGTGTTCGCATCCGCCGACGAGGCCAACATGGACAAGGCGACCGATGCTGCGGTGGATCCTGCGTTGTTCGCCTCCAACACCCTCGTGATCGCCGTGCCGACCGGCAACCCGGGCGGGGTCGGGGCACTGGCCGATCTGGCCGACGTGACCACGGTGCTGTGCGCGCCGGAGGTGCCCTGCGGTGCGGCCTCCGCGAAGCTGCTCTCCACGGCGGGCGTGACGGTCGACGCCGCGAGTCTCGAGCAGAACGTGACGGCCGTGCTCACGAAGGTCGCCGCCTCCGAAGCCGACGCCGGACTCGTGTACGCCACCGACGTGATCGGTCGTGACGATGTCGAGGTGATCGTGCCCGACGGCGCCGACGAGGTCGTCAACCACTACCCGATCGCCGCGCTCTCCGACGCGCCGAACGTCGAGGCGGCCGAGGCGTTCGTGGCCTTCGTGCTGTCGGCGGAGGGTCAGAGGATCCTGGCGGACTTCGGCTTCGGAGCCCCGTGA
- a CDS encoding HesA/MoeB/ThiF family protein, producing MQPLVAPVAALDPEELVRTARHAVLSGIGEEGQRRLNAAHVTIIGAGGLGSPVLLALAAAGIGTITVIDDDIVELTNLQRQLAHRVEDIGALKTASAARAITALAPQTVVTQVPERLDAVNAERLLAGADVVVDTSDSFATRRDVAAAAEALGLPLVWGAVQEWHAQATVFWSDPPEGEPVVLADLFPLGTEGEPPSCAQVGVLGALCVQVGGLLAGEVIKLLSGAGEPLLGRLAMIDALTSRQHEIPIRPASAATRAVRA from the coding sequence ATGCAGCCCCTCGTCGCCCCGGTCGCCGCGCTGGACCCCGAAGAACTCGTCCGCACGGCCCGGCACGCGGTGCTCTCCGGCATCGGCGAAGAAGGTCAGCGCCGCCTCAACGCCGCGCATGTCACGATCATCGGCGCGGGAGGGCTCGGCTCCCCCGTCCTGCTCGCCCTGGCCGCCGCGGGAATCGGCACCATCACGGTGATCGACGACGACATCGTGGAGCTCACCAACCTGCAGCGCCAGCTGGCGCACCGGGTGGAGGACATCGGAGCGTTGAAGACCGCATCCGCCGCGCGCGCCATCACCGCCCTCGCTCCGCAGACCGTGGTGACCCAGGTGCCCGAACGCCTCGACGCCGTCAACGCCGAACGCCTGCTCGCCGGCGCCGATGTGGTGGTCGACACGAGCGATTCGTTCGCGACCCGCCGCGATGTGGCTGCGGCGGCCGAAGCGCTCGGACTCCCCCTCGTGTGGGGTGCCGTGCAGGAGTGGCATGCGCAGGCCACGGTGTTCTGGTCGGACCCGCCGGAGGGGGAGCCGGTGGTGCTCGCCGACCTCTTCCCTCTGGGCACCGAGGGTGAGCCGCCCAGCTGCGCTCAGGTCGGTGTTCTCGGAGCCCTGTGTGTGCAGGTCGGCGGGCTGCTGGCGGGCGAGGTGATCAAGCTCCTGAGCGGTGCCGGCGAACCGCTGCTCGGTCGGCTCGCGATGATCGATGCGCTCACCTCCCGCCAGCACGAGATACCGATCCGTCCGGCGTCCGCGGCGACGAGGGCGGTGCGCGCATGA
- the modB gene encoding molybdate ABC transporter permease subunit: MSAAPAHGYAPRALAVPALVGLVFLVLPLTALVARVQWSTFLADVTSQAALSALLLSLGTGLVATVVCIIVGVPLALYIARSGPRLAAVLRAVVTVPLVLPPMVGGVALLYLFGRAGWLGGLGLSFSTPAVVLAQTFVALPFLVLAVEGAVRTSGVDYERTAAALGAGRWTILRRITLPLAAPGIVAGVVLCFARAIGEFGATALFAGNRPGVTQTMPLAIYTAFNGAGVSQGTAVALALLLLATAIVVLLLVRGWRPGVTR, from the coding sequence GTGAGCGCGGCACCTGCGCATGGATACGCTCCGCGCGCTCTCGCGGTTCCCGCCCTCGTCGGACTGGTCTTCCTGGTCCTGCCGCTCACCGCTCTCGTCGCGCGGGTGCAGTGGTCGACCTTCCTTGCGGATGTGACATCGCAGGCTGCGCTCTCGGCACTCCTGCTCTCGCTCGGCACCGGCCTCGTGGCCACCGTCGTGTGCATCATCGTGGGCGTGCCACTCGCGCTGTACATCGCCCGCTCCGGCCCTCGACTGGCAGCGGTGCTGCGCGCCGTCGTCACGGTGCCACTGGTGCTGCCGCCGATGGTGGGCGGTGTCGCGCTGCTGTACCTGTTCGGGCGTGCAGGGTGGCTCGGCGGACTCGGTCTGTCCTTCAGCACCCCGGCGGTGGTGCTGGCGCAGACGTTCGTCGCGCTGCCGTTCCTGGTGCTGGCCGTGGAGGGTGCCGTACGCACCTCGGGTGTGGACTACGAACGCACGGCGGCGGCGCTCGGAGCCGGCCGATGGACGATCCTGCGCCGCATCACCCTGCCGCTCGCGGCTCCGGGCATCGTCGCCGGCGTCGTGCTGTGCTTCGCGCGGGCCATCGGCGAGTTCGGGGCGACGGCGCTGTTCGCCGGAAATCGGCCTGGGGTCACGCAGACCATGCCGCTGGCGATCTACACGGCGTTCAACGGAGCGGGAGTGTCGCAGGGCACGGCGGTCGCCCTCGCGCTGCTGCTGCTCGCCACCGCGATCGTCGTACTGCTGCTGGTGCGCGGGTGGCGACCGGGGGTGACACGATGA
- a CDS encoding molybdopterin-dependent oxidoreductase codes for MVQRRSGKRFLVWAALAGVIGGGVFLATAELFALLFARAASPILAVGGFVIDIVPQPFKEFAIATFGEYDKIALLAGLGLAVFIASAIAGILQLVRPPLGVIALVIAGVLSTAAIVTRAAVTPLAFLPPVLGTVVGSFVLVLLCRRLRGWRASVVATPGEENDDTVSADAAETGADLAAAEPARPGIDRRRFFVLAALAGASALVVGITARTVSMAVSSVEAIRSALKLPSPRTTVTVPDGAELDIPGLSKLFTPNKDFYRVDTALTVPSIDPDTWRLVIDGMVDQRVEMSFQDILDMGLDEYAITLTCVSNEVGGELVGNAKWLGVPLRDVLKKAGVKSGADMVLSRSVDGYTASTPLSALTDDNLDAILAVGMNGEPLPLEHGFPVRMVVPGLYGYVSATKWLTELKVTTFAQDEAYWTPRGYSAEAPIKFASRVDTPKIGEAVAAGKIPIAGVAWAQSVGIERVEVSIDDGDWVQATLSAPINDDTWVQWFMEWDATPGTHYVAVRAVNKNGDLQIQERAPIAPNGSSGWQRSLIRVN; via the coding sequence ATGGTGCAGCGCCGCAGTGGCAAGAGATTCCTCGTCTGGGCCGCCCTCGCGGGCGTGATCGGCGGTGGCGTCTTCCTCGCGACGGCCGAGCTGTTCGCGCTGCTCTTCGCGCGCGCGGCCAGTCCGATCCTCGCGGTCGGCGGGTTCGTGATCGACATCGTGCCGCAGCCCTTCAAGGAGTTCGCGATCGCCACCTTCGGCGAATACGACAAGATCGCGCTGCTTGCCGGCCTCGGTCTCGCGGTGTTCATCGCCTCGGCGATCGCCGGCATCCTGCAGCTGGTGCGTCCGCCGCTCGGCGTGATCGCTCTGGTGATCGCGGGCGTGCTCTCGACCGCGGCGATCGTGACCCGCGCCGCGGTGACCCCGCTCGCCTTCCTGCCGCCGGTGCTCGGAACCGTCGTGGGGTCGTTCGTCCTCGTTCTCCTGTGCCGGCGCCTGCGCGGGTGGAGGGCATCCGTGGTCGCAACGCCGGGGGAAGAGAACGACGACACGGTGTCCGCGGACGCCGCTGAGACCGGTGCCGACCTCGCCGCTGCGGAACCTGCGCGGCCGGGGATCGACAGGCGCCGCTTCTTCGTCCTCGCCGCTCTCGCCGGAGCATCCGCGCTGGTGGTGGGTATCACGGCTCGCACGGTGAGCATGGCCGTGTCATCGGTGGAGGCGATCAGGAGCGCGCTCAAGCTGCCCTCCCCCCGCACGACGGTCACGGTGCCGGACGGCGCCGAGCTCGACATCCCCGGGCTCAGCAAGCTGTTCACCCCGAACAAGGACTTCTACCGCGTCGATACGGCCCTCACGGTTCCCTCGATCGATCCGGACACCTGGCGTCTGGTGATCGACGGCATGGTCGACCAGCGTGTGGAGATGAGCTTCCAGGACATCCTCGACATGGGCCTCGACGAGTACGCCATCACGCTCACGTGCGTGTCGAACGAGGTCGGCGGCGAGCTCGTCGGGAACGCGAAGTGGCTCGGGGTGCCGTTGCGAGACGTGCTCAAGAAGGCGGGTGTGAAGTCCGGCGCCGACATGGTGCTCTCGCGCAGCGTCGACGGCTACACCGCGAGCACGCCGCTGTCGGCACTCACCGATGACAACCTCGATGCGATTCTCGCCGTCGGGATGAACGGCGAACCGCTGCCGCTCGAGCACGGCTTCCCTGTACGGATGGTGGTTCCCGGACTCTACGGGTACGTGTCGGCGACCAAGTGGCTCACGGAGCTCAAGGTGACGACGTTCGCCCAGGACGAGGCGTACTGGACGCCGCGTGGCTACAGCGCCGAGGCGCCGATCAAGTTCGCCTCTCGCGTCGACACCCCCAAGATCGGCGAGGCGGTGGCGGCGGGGAAGATCCCGATCGCCGGAGTCGCCTGGGCGCAGTCGGTCGGCATCGAGCGCGTGGAGGTGAGCATCGACGACGGCGACTGGGTTCAGGCCACCCTGTCGGCGCCGATCAACGACGACACCTGGGTGCAGTGGTTCATGGAGTGGGATGCCACACCGGGCACGCACTATGTCGCGGTGCGCGCGGTGAACAAGAACGGCGACCTGCAGATCCAGGAGCGGGCACCCATCGCGCCGAACGGATCGTCGGGCTGGCAGCGTTCGCTCATCCGGGTCAACTGA
- a CDS encoding molybdopterin molybdotransferase MoeA, whose amino-acid sequence MTGRRTVEEQLARVLDAVRLIESEARPVADAAGRTLAAPAAAAHDIPLFDNSAMDGFAVRGGDVAEASEENPVTLRVVADLPAGVDLDPPLGVGEAARIMTGSPTPTDADVIVPFEDTAGGLADSLDEVRVLRAPAKPGVFVRRRGADLHAGDEVVHAGERLGPFQLAAAVAAGVAEVSVTRAPRVAVVSTGSELLAPGESPTRGRIPDSNGPLLEQLVSEADAEVVLVARVPDEAGAVRAVTAEALALGADVIVFTGGVSAGAYEPVRGAFDGGGQVEFSAVAMQPGKPQAFGVLDDGCLVFGLPGNPVSVAVSFEVFVRPALLAMQGRALIHRPRAPFTADASWTPPPGRRQYLPAVVDLAARTVRPATAGGSGSHLAGGLARAHAFAIVPAEVETVAVGDVIDVMLVG is encoded by the coding sequence ATGACCGGCCGCCGCACGGTCGAGGAGCAGCTCGCCCGTGTGCTCGATGCCGTCCGCCTGATCGAGAGCGAGGCGCGTCCGGTGGCTGATGCCGCAGGGCGCACCCTCGCCGCTCCCGCAGCCGCCGCCCACGACATCCCCCTGTTCGACAACTCCGCGATGGACGGCTTCGCCGTGCGCGGCGGCGATGTCGCTGAGGCCTCCGAGGAGAACCCGGTCACTCTGCGCGTGGTCGCCGACCTCCCCGCGGGCGTCGACCTCGACCCCCCGCTCGGCGTGGGCGAAGCCGCCCGCATCATGACCGGGTCCCCCACCCCCACCGACGCCGACGTGATCGTGCCGTTCGAGGACACGGCCGGTGGCCTCGCCGACTCGCTCGACGAGGTGAGGGTATTGCGCGCTCCGGCGAAGCCCGGGGTGTTCGTGCGCCGACGCGGGGCCGACCTGCACGCAGGCGACGAGGTCGTGCACGCCGGCGAGCGCCTGGGTCCTTTCCAGCTGGCCGCCGCGGTCGCCGCCGGGGTCGCCGAGGTCTCGGTGACGCGAGCTCCGCGCGTGGCGGTGGTGTCGACCGGGAGCGAACTGCTCGCACCGGGGGAATCCCCCACCCGCGGGCGCATCCCCGACTCCAACGGCCCCCTGCTCGAACAGCTGGTCTCCGAGGCCGATGCCGAGGTGGTGCTGGTCGCGCGCGTTCCGGACGAGGCGGGCGCCGTCAGGGCGGTGACCGCCGAAGCCCTCGCCCTCGGCGCCGATGTGATCGTGTTCACCGGCGGGGTGAGCGCGGGGGCCTACGAGCCCGTGCGCGGGGCCTTCGACGGCGGCGGACAGGTCGAGTTCAGCGCGGTCGCCATGCAGCCCGGCAAGCCGCAGGCCTTCGGAGTGCTCGATGACGGGTGCCTGGTGTTCGGCCTGCCGGGGAACCCCGTGAGCGTGGCGGTGTCGTTCGAGGTTTTCGTGCGCCCCGCCCTGCTCGCGATGCAGGGGCGTGCCCTGATCCACCGCCCTCGTGCGCCGTTCACCGCCGACGCATCGTGGACGCCGCCCCCGGGACGTCGCCAGTACCTGCCGGCCGTGGTCGACCTCGCCGCGCGCACGGTGCGTCCTGCGACCGCCGGCGGATCGGGATCCCATCTCGCCGGCGGACTCGCACGTGCGCACGCGTTCGCGATCGTGCCGGCAGAGGTCGAGACCGTCGCCGTGGGCGATGTGATCGATGTCATGCTGGTCGGATGA
- the moaC gene encoding cyclic pyranopterin monophosphate synthase MoaC, producing the protein MSFPHLDAGGRAHMVDVTAKQPTVRTATARGFVRCSTDVIAALRDGTVPKGDVLAVARIAGIQAAKSTPSLLPLAHVIGVHRASVELDIVDDGVRIEATVGTADRTGVEMEALTAVSVTALAVVDMIKGVDRAVVIEDVRIVAKSGGRSGDWVRPGEAAPGDAR; encoded by the coding sequence ATGAGCTTTCCCCACCTTGACGCCGGCGGCCGCGCGCACATGGTCGATGTGACCGCGAAGCAGCCGACCGTCCGCACCGCGACCGCCCGCGGTTTCGTGCGCTGCAGCACCGACGTGATCGCCGCCCTCCGCGACGGCACCGTGCCGAAGGGCGACGTGCTCGCCGTGGCGCGCATCGCCGGCATCCAGGCGGCCAAGTCCACGCCTTCGCTGCTGCCGCTCGCGCACGTGATCGGGGTGCACCGTGCGAGCGTCGAGCTCGACATCGTCGACGACGGCGTTCGCATCGAGGCGACGGTGGGCACCGCCGATCGCACCGGGGTGGAGATGGAGGCTCTCACCGCCGTCTCGGTCACCGCTCTGGCGGTCGTCGACATGATCAAGGGCGTCGACCGCGCGGTCGTGATCGAAGACGTGCGCATCGTGGCGAAGTCGGGTGGGCGCTCGGGCGACTGGGTGCGCCCCGGAGAAGCCGCCCCCGGAGATGCCCGATGA
- a CDS encoding molybdenum cofactor biosynthesis protein MoaE, which yields MNDVRIAAVSEARLDLDAHLAAVEDPRLGAVTTFVGRVRDNDPDAETPVVGLEYSAHPDAEAALRRIAQEAGAGAEAPAVVAVSHRIGRLDVGDAAVVIAVASEHRAEAFEVCRAVIEAIKADLPVWKRQLEVDGTSSWKGIGG from the coding sequence ATGAACGACGTGCGAATCGCAGCGGTATCGGAAGCGCGACTCGATCTGGATGCACACCTGGCGGCGGTCGAAGATCCCCGGCTGGGAGCGGTGACGACCTTCGTCGGTCGCGTGCGCGACAACGACCCGGACGCCGAGACGCCCGTAGTCGGACTGGAGTACAGCGCGCACCCCGATGCGGAGGCGGCACTGCGAAGGATCGCCCAGGAGGCCGGTGCCGGAGCGGAGGCCCCCGCCGTGGTGGCGGTGAGCCATCGCATCGGACGCCTCGACGTCGGCGATGCGGCCGTCGTGATCGCGGTCGCCTCCGAGCACCGCGCCGAGGCGTTCGAGGTGTGCCGGGCCGTCATCGAGGCGATCAAGGCAGACCTGCCGGTGTGGAAGCGTCAGCTCGAGGTCGACGGGACGTCGTCGTGGAAGGGCATCGGCGGCTGA
- a CDS encoding D-alanyl-D-alanine carboxypeptidase family protein codes for MTAPNPPADDLSDFAELMTHEQEFLSPRDLVDPVVRRRRRRRGLIITAVCVVLLLAATGGYVGWALTAPVGAPTVTTQTPQAPTVDAAAVATPPVGASAISVSGADAYLGESASGIWTSSGTGEPLPIASITKLITALVILEASPLASAEDPGPTITFDKSDHDLYDRYYVMGATIAPMPTGTSMSLRDALAAMLIPSASNYAEALSSRIFGSQSAFLGATRNWLAAHGLTGTTITEPTGISPRNTSTPADLLAIGKLAAANPVIAQIVATPSISLPGAGPLNNTNGLLGTSGITGLKTGSLGEGTYSLLYTATLVVGTTDPLAVTGVVLGGPSRESVNASVIATLDSVRAGFHQVPVATSGQEIGTISTPWGDTARLVIGEAASIFTWSDTPITVTMDIETPPTYRDGSVVGSVTWTAGPNTVTARVQIKGSIDSPSEWWRLTHPSELGSMTDAAR; via the coding sequence ATGACGGCACCGAATCCACCGGCGGACGACCTGTCCGACTTCGCCGAGCTGATGACGCACGAGCAGGAGTTCCTCTCCCCTCGTGATCTCGTCGATCCGGTAGTCCGCCGAAGGCGCAGGCGCCGCGGTCTCATCATCACGGCGGTCTGCGTCGTCCTGTTGCTGGCCGCGACCGGCGGCTACGTCGGGTGGGCTCTCACCGCTCCCGTCGGTGCGCCCACTGTCACCACACAGACACCGCAGGCCCCGACCGTCGATGCGGCGGCGGTCGCCACGCCCCCGGTCGGCGCATCGGCGATCAGCGTCTCCGGCGCGGACGCCTACCTGGGCGAGTCGGCGAGTGGGATCTGGACGTCGAGCGGCACCGGCGAGCCGCTCCCCATCGCGAGCATCACGAAGCTCATCACCGCGTTGGTCATCCTCGAGGCCTCCCCGCTCGCCTCCGCAGAAGACCCCGGACCGACGATCACGTTCGACAAATCCGATCACGACCTCTACGACAGGTACTACGTGATGGGGGCGACCATCGCCCCCATGCCCACCGGCACCTCGATGTCGCTGCGCGATGCCCTGGCCGCCATGCTGATCCCCTCGGCGAGCAACTACGCCGAGGCGCTGTCATCCCGGATCTTCGGATCGCAAAGCGCGTTCCTCGGCGCGACGCGCAACTGGCTCGCCGCCCATGGGCTGACGGGCACGACGATCACCGAGCCCACGGGGATCAGCCCCCGCAACACGAGCACGCCCGCCGACCTCCTGGCGATCGGGAAGCTCGCCGCCGCGAATCCGGTGATCGCTCAGATCGTCGCGACCCCATCGATCTCACTCCCCGGCGCCGGCCCGCTCAACAACACCAACGGACTTCTCGGAACCAGCGGCATCACGGGGTTGAAGACCGGCAGCCTCGGCGAGGGCACCTACAGCCTGCTGTACACCGCGACCCTCGTCGTGGGCACCACCGACCCTCTCGCGGTGACCGGTGTCGTGCTCGGAGGACCCTCGCGCGAGTCGGTGAACGCCAGCGTGATCGCCACTCTGGACAGCGTCCGCGCCGGTTTCCACCAGGTGCCGGTAGCGACCTCAGGACAGGAGATCGGCACGATCTCGACGCCGTGGGGCGACACCGCGCGACTGGTCATCGGAGAGGCGGCATCGATCTTCACCTGGTCGGACACGCCGATCACCGTGACGATGGACATCGAGACTCCGCCGACCTATCGGGACGGCTCGGTCGTGGGGAGCGTCACCTGGACCGCGGGCCCGAACACCGTCACCGCCCGGGTCCAGATCAAAGGCAGCATCGACTCGCCGTCCGAGTGGTGGCGACTCACCCACCCGTCCGAGCTCGGCTCGATGACGGATGCCGCGCGCTGA
- a CDS encoding TOBE domain-containing protein, which produces MQTYRIARAAQLLGVSDDTVRRWIEQGLLPVTDAVPAEIPGDAVAARAVALAEEAKKAGDVLSSARNRFVGIVTRVQVDGLMAQIDIQSGPHRVVSLISSEAVRELRLEVGSLATASVKATQVVVEVPKG; this is translated from the coding sequence ATGCAGACCTACCGGATCGCCCGTGCCGCGCAGCTGCTCGGGGTGAGCGACGACACGGTCCGTCGATGGATCGAGCAGGGTCTGCTGCCGGTCACCGATGCGGTTCCGGCCGAGATCCCCGGGGATGCCGTCGCGGCGCGAGCCGTCGCCCTCGCGGAGGAGGCGAAGAAGGCCGGAGACGTGCTCTCCAGCGCCCGCAACCGCTTCGTCGGCATCGTCACCCGGGTGCAGGTCGACGGGTTGATGGCACAGATCGACATCCAATCCGGACCGCATCGGGTCGTCTCGCTGATCTCGTCCGAAGCGGTGCGCGAACTCCGGCTCGAGGTCGGTTCGCTCGCCACCGCATCCGTCAAGGCGACCCAGGTCGTCGTCGAGGTCCCGAAGGGCTGA
- a CDS encoding MogA/MoaB family molybdenum cofactor biosynthesis protein gives MGPFPALVITVSDRSFSGEREDRGGPIAVGLLREAGWHCPDAEVIADGAGSVADALRRAAARGIRLVVTTGGTGIGPRDLTPEGTRRVITRELPGIAEELRRRGLADTPLSVLSRGLAGIVDPAGMLVVNLPGSTRAVASGVPVVLGVAAHILDQVEGGDHS, from the coding sequence ATGGGCCCGTTCCCCGCACTCGTGATCACCGTCTCGGACCGCTCGTTCTCCGGAGAACGCGAGGATCGGGGAGGCCCGATCGCCGTGGGGCTGCTGCGTGAGGCAGGGTGGCACTGCCCCGACGCCGAGGTCATCGCCGACGGTGCGGGGTCGGTGGCGGACGCCCTGCGCCGAGCCGCCGCACGTGGCATCCGCCTGGTCGTGACCACCGGTGGGACGGGCATCGGCCCTCGTGATCTGACACCCGAGGGGACACGGCGTGTGATCACCCGCGAGCTTCCCGGCATCGCCGAGGAGCTGCGTCGTCGCGGCCTCGCCGACACCCCGCTGTCCGTGCTGTCGCGCGGGCTCGCCGGCATCGTCGACCCGGCGGGCATGCTCGTGGTGAACCTGCCCGGCTCGACCCGCGCTGTCGCCTCCGGCGTACCCGTGGTGCTCGGCGTCGCCGCGCACATCCTGGATCAAGTGGAGGGCGGAGACCACTCATGA